Sequence from the Pseudophaeobacter arcticus DSM 23566 genome:
CGCGCAGGAGGATGCCATTCAGGTCTTTGCGCGCAACCTCAAGGATCTGCTCTTTGCCGCCCCGGCCGGTGCGCGACCGACGCTCGGGCTGGACCCGGGCATTCGCACCGGCGTCAAGGCGGCAGTGGTGGATGCAACCGGGAAACTGCTCGCCACAGAGACGGTCTATCCATTTCAGCCAAAGAATGATCTGCGCGGCGCGCAGGTCAGCATTCTGAAACTGATTGCCGAACATGGGGTCGAGCTGATCGCCATTGGCAACGGCACCGCCAGCCGCGAGACAGAGCGCATGGTGGCGGAAGTCATCAAACATCTGCCCGCCAAGGTCAAAGCCCCCACCAAGGTGGTGGTCTCAGAGGCCGGGGCCTCGGTCTATTCCGCCTCGGAGCTGGCGGCGCGGGAATTCCCCGACCTTGACGTGTCGTTGCGCGGTGCGGTGTCGATTGCCCGGCGCCTGCAGGATCCGCTGGCGGAGCTGGTCAAGATCGAACCCAAGAGCATTGGCGTCGGCCAGTACCAGCACGACGTCGACCAGCACCGGCTGTCAAAATCGCTGGAGGCGGTGATCGAGGATGTGGTGAATGGCGTTGGCGTCGATCTCAACATGGCCTCAGCACCGCTGCTGGCGCATGTTTCGGGGCTGGGGCCTGGACTGGCCGAGGCCATCGTTGCGCACCGGGATGTAAACGGTGCTTTTGCCTCGCGTCGCGACCTGTTGAAAGTGGCGCGCCTTGGCCCCAAGGCCTTTGAGCAATGTGCAGGGTTTTTGCGCATTCGTGATGGCAAGGAGCCGCTGGATGCCTCGGCAGTGCACCCGGAAGCCTATAGTCTTGCCCGTCAGGTGGTTGCGGCCTGTGGCCGCGATATTCGCCAGATCATGGGCGATGGCAGCGCCCTGAAAGCTCTGCGCGCAGAGCAGTTTGTCGATGAGACCTTTGGCCTGCCCACCGTGCGCGATATCTTTGCGGAACTGGAGAAGCCGGGCCGGGACCCCAGGCCCTCTTTTGTTACGGCCACCTTCGCGGAAGGGGTTGAGACCATGCAGGACCTGAAACCGGGTATGGTTCTGGAGGGCACCGTGACCAATGTCGCTGCCTTTGGGGCCTTTGTGGATGTGGGGGTGCATCAGGATGGGCTGGTGCATGTCAGCCAGCTGGCCGACAAGTTTGTCAAAGACCCACATGAGGTGGTGAAGGCCGGGCAGGTGGTCAAGGTCA
This genomic interval carries:
- a CDS encoding Tex family protein, with amino-acid sequence MDTAARIAQTIAREIGAAPNQVNSAVTLLDEGATVPFVARYRKEATGGLDDTQLRTLAERLAYLRELEARRLAILDSIKSQDKLTEGLAASIAKAETKAQLEDIYLPYKPKRRTKAMIARENGLEPLVEAILADHSADPEALAAAYLTEAVPGTKEALNGARDILTERMTENAGLLGRLRQFLQAEARFTARVVEGKEQQGAKFSDYFDHSERWADVPSHRALAMLRGANEGVLTLDIGPEPEAGVVRAEAMVAAELGASGSGPGDKWLRKVAGWTWRVKLSLSMMLELMSELRSRAQEDAIQVFARNLKDLLFAAPAGARPTLGLDPGIRTGVKAAVVDATGKLLATETVYPFQPKNDLRGAQVSILKLIAEHGVELIAIGNGTASRETERMVAEVIKHLPAKVKAPTKVVVSEAGASVYSASELAAREFPDLDVSLRGAVSIARRLQDPLAELVKIEPKSIGVGQYQHDVDQHRLSKSLEAVIEDVVNGVGVDLNMASAPLLAHVSGLGPGLAEAIVAHRDVNGAFASRRDLLKVARLGPKAFEQCAGFLRIRDGKEPLDASAVHPEAYSLARQVVAACGRDIRQIMGDGSALKALRAEQFVDETFGLPTVRDIFAELEKPGRDPRPSFVTATFAEGVETMQDLKPGMVLEGTVTNVAAFGAFVDVGVHQDGLVHVSQLADKFVKDPHEVVKAGQVVKVTVTEVDVARKRIALTMRKDGGASAREDRNARSEGGGAKGGASRGGQHSRGQKPGGQKAGGQKPGSQNAGKMSSSPRKAASSETGALGAALMDAFKRT